In Corylus avellana chromosome ca8, CavTom2PMs-1.0, the genomic stretch CTGCGACACTCGTCCTCCTCACGCTCCTCACCATCTTCTACCCAATCTCTCTCTTCCCAATCACCTTCACAACAAGCCCACCACACCCCTCAACTCACAAGTTCTCCTGCGCCCCACCACATCACTCTTATGCCTTCTGCAACACATCCCTCCCCATCAAAACCAGAGCCCAGTCCCTCATCTCCTCGTTGACCCTCCAAGAAAAGATCCTTCTCCTATCCAATAACGCCTCTGCCATACCCAGGCTCGGCCTGGCTGCTTATGAGTGGTGGTCCGAGTCCCTCCACGGCATAGCTTCAAACGGCCCTGGTGTCACTTTCAGTGACCCAGTTAGAGCTGCGACTGCATTCCCTCAGGTTTTGCTTACCGCGGCTTCTTTTAATAGAAGTTCGTGGTTTTTGGTTGGGCGGGCTATTGGGGTTGAGGGGAGGGCCATGTACAATGAGGGTCAGGCTGGGTTGACTTTTTGGGGACCCAACATTAATATTTTCAGGGACCCCAGATGGGGGAGAGGGCAAGAGACGCCGGGCGAGGATCCAATGGTGGCGAGTGCTTATGCTGTTGAATATGTAAAGGGGTTGCAGGGGGAGGAGCTGGGTGATGGGGATGGTGGGTTCATGGTATCTGCTTGTTGCAAGCATTATACTGCTTATGATTTGGAGAATTGGGGGAATTTCGGGAGTTTTAGTTTCAATGCAATGGTAAGGATGATGATGTACTGCCTCATCTGACAGCGTGCACACATTTTTCTTGACATTGAATAAAGAAATGCTCTGAAAGCCTTTTCGTGTTAATGAAATGAAGCAGATAATTtggtttccttttctttgtccTGTGGTGGCTGTTGCTATTTTACCAGGTCTCTAAGCAAGATATGGAGGATACATACCAGCCTCCATTTCAGAGCTGCGTTGAAGAAGGCAGAGCTACCTGTTTGATGTGTTCGTATAATCGGATCAATGGAGTGCCTTCATGTGCACATCACGATCTCCTACAGAAAGTTCGGAGGGAATGGGGCTTCAAAGGGTATGTACTGAAATCGCAAGCTTGGGTTGCAATGTATCCATCTGAATGAAGTATGTTCCGAGTGTTGTgttacaaacctttttttttttaatggaaaatgcAGATACATCACATCGGACTGTGATGCTGTTGCTGTAATGTTTGAAGATCATAAATATGCAGAGGCTCCTGAAGATGCGGTTGCTGATGTTATTAAAGCAGGTCAGTTTGTTGCTTGGTGTAATTAGATTATGGGAAAAACAAATGTGCAACCTGTATGTATTAGAAATTTGATGCTTGCGCTTGAAGCTTTGTCATTGCCAAATTTAACTGGCATAAACATGATTTACTACTGCAAATATCTTTATTTTCAAGTACTGATGTTGATAAAAATGAATAGCCGCCAACAGTTTAAATATTTTAGGTTTGTCTACAATATTCAAACCATTTTGCACTTGATATATCTCTCTTTTTAAGTGgctgagaaaagaaaagaggatcAAAAAGAAGTTAGACCTAACCATATGGTTGCGAAGGATTTGAAGATATTTGGTTTGTCTATGTAAGATATAATACTAAATGAGGGTTTAAGGCTAGCCTTGATGTTAGAGGCAAGCACCTCATGTGAGCCTCCATCACGAAGATTTAGCTTTTGTATTTTAGCCTTTGAAATTAATGCATTTTGTTCCTGTGATACTTCAGTCTTTGAACCAACATCTTGTAAATGAGCTTCACCAACTTTATAAAACTAAGTGGTACTCCTTGTAATGTTTCTGAGAAAGGCTCGACTGGAACCAGGAATGGATATAAATTGTGGCACATATTTGTTGCGGTATACCCAATTGGCACTTGCTCAAGGGAAAATTCAGGAGGAGGACATAAACCGAGCTCTATCAAATTTGTTTTCTGTTCAACTTCTTCTTGGCCTTTTCAATGGAGACCCTGTTAAGGGAAACTTTGGAAGTTTGGGAAGGGAAGATGTATGTACTCTGAAGCACAGAGAATTGGCCTTAGATGCTGCGAGGCAGGGAATTGTGCTTTTAAAGaatgagaagaattttttgcCATTAAATCGAATGGATATCACCTCCTTGGCCATTATTGGCCCTTCAGCAAATGATTCCAGCCGACTGGGTGGTGACTATACAGGTTTCTCTGAAAAAGATTTCTTGTCCGTTATATTCTATGGCTTACATGTTTGAAGTTATTTTTTACTGGCTTTCTTAAATGCATAGGTGTTCCATGCAATCCAAGAAGCCTTTTTGAGGGACTGCAACCTTACATCAAAACTATCTATGCTAGTGGTTGTGGTGACACACAATGCAATTCCAGTGATGGGTTTGCAGAAGCTGTTCGAATTTCGAGAGAAGCTGATGCAGTAGTTGTAGTTGCTGGACTTGATCTGTCCCAAGAAGATGAAGGACTTGACAGGGTGAGCCTTCTCTTGCCTGGTAGACAGATGGAACTCATCGCTGCAGTTTCTTCTGCAAGTGAAAAGCCTATTGTCTTGATCCTACTTGGCGGTGGACCAATTGATGTATCCTTTGCCAAAGTAAACCCTCAAATCGGAAGCATTATCTGGATAGGATACCCAGGTGAGGTTGGTGGGCAAGCAGTTGCAGAAATTATCTTTGGAGAGTTTAATCCAGGTTTGTAGCTCAAATGAAGTCTTAATCTTGAATATTCAATATTTTGTCATAAAGAGATTTATTGGACAGTGTTTGAGAGAAACAGGTGGATGCCTGCCAATCACTTGGTATCCTGAATCATTTACCAGTGTGCCGATGAATGACATGAGCTTGCGGCCCGACCCTTCACGTGGCTATCCCGGACGAACTTACCGGTTCTATACCGGAGAGGTGGTATATGAATTTGGATATGGGTTGAGTTACTCCAATTACAGTTACAAATTTATGTCAATGCCGGACAAAATAGTTTTATCAACTGCTACTAGCAAGGATGGTCCAAGTGAAAAAATGACTCACCAGACTTCAGATGGGTTTGATTATATCCATGTTGATGACATAACATCCTGCAATCACTTAAAATTTGAAGCACAGATCTCAGTGTTCAACCTTGGGGCTATGGATGGGAGCCATGTGATAATGTTATTTGGTCGAGCATCCAATTCATTCAGAGGAGCCCCGAGGAAAAGTTTGATTGAATTCACCCGTGTACATACAAAATCTTTGACTGCAATTCAAGTAAGCATTGGGGTTGACCCATGCAAGCATTTCAGCATTGTGAATGGTGATGGCGTGAAGATATTACCCTTGGGAAACCATCTTCTTATGTTGGAAGGTTTGGAGCATTCTATATCCATTGAATTGTAACATGGAACTTGGGGGATTTTCTTGAACTGGTCACCACCTGATGGGGCTGAAGCTTCACACGGCTTATGATCAGTACAAGTTGAGCTCACTTGCTTGCTGTGCTTGGGATGTGAATATGTGATCCCTATGCTTTGTTTTAGGAGTCGACAATTATTAAGTCACTGTTGATATAGTGAGATGTTGTAATGAACACTCttcatgttttattttaattaattttagcaTTCCAGCTttcaatttgttatttatttaaatactcGAAATATACATAATTTCTAATATGAGATTATTGCCCATTTTTTCTGTCAAATTAATAACAGAGATAatgtgaaattaaaattatgtcTTTAAGATGAAAATGGGTGCCTGCGTGGGCACGACCACATGGAGTTACTTCGATTTTTGTTgaactttttatttgaaaatataatcaTAAGTTTATGTTATATCTGATATTGGCATTTCATATCAACTATTTAAAGATATGGAATAGTCACACTGTCTCCGACACTTTCTGATGTTCCCCGACACCTTCCTTGGTTCCTGCGCCGACGAGTGTCCCACATGCGACTCCGCAAGGACCTCCACCTCCGCCTTGTGTGCTGCTGGTTTTTGGACTTGGATtacttttgtattctatttctgtttttgtattttggttgtATTTCTGTTGTTTGTTGATGATaaatcattttctatttttgatgTTACTCCCTCAATCACTCCCCCCCTCCCCAGTGATTGTTCTCTTATTCCAGCAAAGGTTTGGGGCAGATGTATGGCTCTTTTGAGGATCATGCTTTTGCCTGTCATCTGTTTGGGTGTTATAATCACTTTATGTGGCCgattttttggcttttgctCAAGTTATAAAGGTCCAAATAGTTTATGGTTAATTAGAACCATTTATGCGTCAATTGCCTATTCAGTTGTTTcagtttcatttttttcattagcACTGTCTTTTATGTTTGAGTTTGTTGTTGAGGCGCTCAACTCTTGGTTTGGTATTATGTTGTAatctatttattatattatgaaagtgtaatattttttttaaaaaaaaaaaattacttaaaagaaaaaacaaaagtatttttttttaagacaactaaagtaatttttttttttttttttttaagacaactAAAGTCATTTCACTTTCACATCGATTGTAAAGTAAAATGGAAACTAGTCCAAACTccgaagtttttatttttaatttttatgtaagTCAAATTTAGAgtcttcaaaaacaaaaattaaaaattaaaaattgggaTTTGAAGGCTGAACTAACgtgaaagaaaaacaaggaagGAGAAGGGGGAAAAATTCTACATAGAACATTCAGTCTGTCACTAAAATGGTGAAAGCGGTAGTTGGAGAAGAAACCCGACTCAAATCGATCGAGGATCGCCTCAGCCAATCCGGACTCCCCGTTCAGgcactctttctctctctctatctctctctagatatatatattcctgAATATTTGAATGTATGTAATCGTTTCAATTAGATGAATCtgaattagggttttgtttaTCGCAGGTGGGTCTCGTAATAGGCAAGCTGAGCTCGCCTTTAGACCGGGGGTTCGTTTACGATTTGATCCCGACCCCACCAAACGACGCCGGAGAGCCCGCGTGTTCCCTTGTCGAGACCGTCAAGGATGACAAGAAAAAGGGGCCCAAATCCAAATCCCAGGCCGCCGATTCCTCCTCTTTGCACATCGATCACGACTGGATCGCCGAACACGCTCGGCAGGTTTATCATTGGAACCGCATTGTTCTGAATGTTTTAATcagttgtttttttcttaacgATTTTTGTGAGCTTTGCTTACAGCTCTTATATCGGTTTCTCAGGTGGCTAGAATGCTGGTGGGCGGCATAAAAGTGGTTGGCATCTATATATGGGTTAGCGATATTGCTTTCAAAAATTCAACCATAGTGCTTTGTCAGgtaatttttgtctttctcATTCAACTTGATTTAGCTTAAAAATTGGATACTTTTGGGACATGGCAAGGCACTTTACCTAAGCTTTTACTACAAGAGAAATTCTAGgggtaccaaattttttacaaaGAGAGGCTTATTAAATTGATGGGTAACTCATTCGTCggagagaaacaaaacaattaagtaaaagaaatgtaacgggtaccaatgaatgagctaGTAAGATtctcttggtaaaagatttggtacccctaacatttctcttcctACAAGTTCAACTCCCGTAGAAGCTGAAGTAGCACTCCATCTGGCACTTAggactaaacaattaaatttacatgttaaattttgtttcttaattttttccTAAGATACTGTTGTCAGTTTGTGTCCCATGTCGGTATTGATGCTTCTTAGATAAATAACAATTAATGAAAATAGCTCTTGCAGACTGTAAAGGCAGTTACAGAAGCAACGCCTCTGTCGGAGATTGATCGGGAGGAAAGACTACTCATTCACATTTGTTACAGTCCATTGAGGTTTAAATCTTATCTAGCATGCTATATTCTTTCCCacttataaaaagaaagaaaaacataatataTCCTCTCTTCCCAATTGTACCATGTTAATTAATTTACGAGGTTGTTGTCATGATTACGAAAGAGTTGATTTGTGAAGGTGGACATGCCGAAACTGCACATGGACATCAAATATTACATCAAGCTGCCTGCGACCCTGTGATTTCAAAATGGGAAGGGTTTTAACTTCTCTTCAGACCTTCAAGTGCACCTACAATTTTAATCTTAGGTAACAATTGCATCGGCCATCAATCTTCCATATCATAACTATTGGTTAAtgatttttcttatttgattttcaATAATGTCTTTCATTACTTATGATAATTGATGCTTTCTGTATACATAATTATATCCCATTGCGTAATGTTGGATAAAAATTCTTCTGCCTCTTGAGTTTATTTTTGGAGGCAGTGTTTGATGGAGATCCTCTTTGTTAAAATTTCCCAGACATGATCTGGTGTAAAGACACTAATGTATCCAAACATTAGGCATAATGTATCTCTGTAAAGAGAATTATGAggaaaaaaatcatcaatatatTGAAGTCAAGCATGAACTGATTAAtgcccccaaaatttttatcaGTATCTAACCAAGGTGCGACTAGAATCCATCTTTGCACATTTTATCATCTACTCCACAAACCTTCAAAAACTTGTCAATGAAGTTAGCTGCAATTAAGTTATGTCTGAGGTCAATTTTGAAGTCAGATCAGGTTCTTTCTGCATGTAAAGCTATGCTGGCTGCATTAGATGCAAGCATCTCTGTGCACCTTTGGGACTAGAATATCAGGCTATTGAACTGTCACCTCATattctatttgtaaaatttcaaCAGTATTTTTGGTGCTTGTCATTCTAAAATTTCTTGATGTGACACTGTAGGACCTAAATGTTTTCCcgagttatatacttatatctCATGGTTGAAGCTGTCTTTTCACAGATGGCCCATATGTCATGAAAGTGCATCAAAAGTGAGAACATTAAGTGATGTTCTTCGTCAAGGAATTTCTCATCATGCTAAAGAGCTAAAAGATACAAAGGCACTGATTGATGGTAATTTGGTAAGacaatctttctttttctataatttgccttttcttttttctttttaaatgaagTTACTTTGTTAGTGGATCCCTttaatcagttttttttttttatgagtttttggATCTTCCATACATTTCTAGGTTCTTAATGATGAACCATGCACATTGGACAGGGTGCATGAAGTTGAACTGCTTCTACCATTCATGAAAGATACATGTGCAGAAGGTGTGCTGGCAAttccttttttccccttttctttccttctctctctctctctccaattttTGACCATGTCATTCTTCGTGATGTTTCCATTGTTTTACATTTTACTTTGTATgtctaattatttgtttatgtgTTCTAAAGCATGCAGCCAAAAAGATGTTCTTGGTGTTCTTGCCTTCAATGGATCTGTGTGTTCTTTTGCATACTTGAATCCAAGAGAACCAATTTCACAAGCTGTCTCTGATATAAAGGTATTCAATAATCAGTTACAGGCGCTATCATTGGTTCTTGCCTTAGTTGAAGGGTAATGTAAATTTCACATTCGTTTGGAAATGCCATGAATTATCATTAGTGGATTGGATTTCATGCTGGTTTGTTGTATTGACTGCAGACATACTTAAAAACCGGATGAATACGATGAATGGTGTCAGGCACTAAGCAAGTGGCTTTTTTGTATACCCTAGATTTTAGGCATCTCTAAAGTCTTTTGATGTGCTGCACCACAATTGCCTAACTAATGATATTCATCTTATATCTACTTTTGAAGTGGAATGCTTGCATATGGTGGCtgcatttatcaaaaaaataaagaaaaaaggtggCTCATCACTAACAAGAAGTGGATAAGTATCACATAAAACTTCTGCATATTTTTTAGTCCCGTCTTTCCCATCTCAGGTAGTTACTGCTAGCTTCTCAATGTACGACTCGGATTGTTTTTCTCATCAGCTTCATTCTTATGGCCCCCCTGAAATGGAATGCTTGaagttttgttttgatttttcctaCTGGAAAATAAATAGTTCTCGAGAGTCTTACTCTTATAAATAGCTTATGGTTGTTGCTAATTGTGCCATGCAATCCTTGCTTCCTTTTGTGTGTAGGGGGATATCATCATGAGTTTGCGAAGTAGATTAGATATCATCTGTGATGAGGCATATGAAGATGTGGGGCCAAGAGATGATGTTAGTCAGGAAGCAGATGATGGGATATTGACCGAGAAACCTGTTTCGCAACTCATCCTGCACTTATTAAGGTGTGTTAACTTTATATTGAtacaaatttgttttgtttataggATTGACAGGAAATTAATGTTCATTGCCGGTATAGCAATTGGTGTATGACTGTCATTTCCATCAATCAATTTTGTGAGGCATGTTGATCAATGGCATCGATATCAATCATGCGTATTACCTGAAAATACATAGGCTCTCCCCCCCATTCTCCCTCTCCATTAGGTATGTAGCATTTTGAAGGATCTATGGAGGATGCCTTTAGTTTTTCATTGCAACTCCTTCCTTTCCTACATAATCACTTGCTTGTAGGGGGTTAATCTATCTTTTGTGTAGCAATTTGTCAAGAGTTGAATCATCGTATTTAGGGCACCACTCTTCGTTGATACTTATTTTTGTTTGCCAGAGCATGATCTGAGCACTGACTACATCTGTTATTCATTTGAGAACAGAAAAGAATGCTGTCTTTCATTTCCTCGAAGAGTATTTGTTCCTTGGTTGGCAGGCACATACATATGCGACCACTTACAGTCATCTGAGACTCTTGAGGTACGTACATCTAACTTGATGAATAAAATATCTAGGTGAATGGTTTGTTGCaaggaaaatttgaaaaagaaaaaactctctTAAACAATGATCTCAAAAATAACATGTTCTTGCAAAATGGACCGGTTTGTTGGCTCAGCAGAGGATTAGCACTATCTTAGTTATTCTTACTTCTGCTTTATATGCTCACCTAGGTTCTAAAAGATCATTGTGTTGAGCTGATGTCCATGGAAGCTCCAAGTGATACCTCAACAATCTTGGAACCAGAAAATGAAGCTCCATCTATGGTCACTAAGTCCTTCTGGGATGTGTCAATCCCCTTCGATTCAGCATCTATCTCTTCCGTAGAGAAAAGTGGAAGTGACACGAGAGaggaaattagaaaaaaatctacaaagtcAGATAATTTCAACGTCATGAGTGCTGTTCTCTTCCTTCTCCTATCCATCTTAGTGGGGTTTGTGCTCTATGTTGTTAGGGGATCAAGGTCGTAGTTCATCAGGTAAACCCTCACTTACAATATCATGTGGGTTAATTTTTGTAGGCATACAAATCATTCTTTGTACTGTGTGGGAAAAGTGTTGAgttgaattttattttgaaaacgtTCATTTCTGGTTTATGCCTTCTAGCCAAGACGGCAAAGCTTCATCTCCAAAACAGTCCCTACTTTGAAAGCTATTTCATGGTAAATTTGAATATATCTGAACAtcagaaaaattggaaaagaagaaattcaTTATGAGCCAATCTCCAGACAATGTATATACACGTTATATGTTCCATATTTGCACGTACTCTATCATTACACATTTCTTACAAGCATGTGGTCATATTTGTTCTGAAGACCGAAGATCAATTTGTCATTCCAAGACCAAAATCATAGTCATGTAGGAAAGCCGACATTTtgctcaaaaaagaaaaagaaaagaaaggaaagccGGCAAATTCCCTAACATGGGATCCCGCTGCCAGCCCCTTGCAATCGGGTAGGCAGTTGAGAAAGCCCTCGATGGGGCTGGCTCACTCATATTCCAAGCAAGTTTTGAGTTGCCCAAATAC encodes the following:
- the LOC132189250 gene encoding uncharacterized protein LOC132189250 isoform X2; its protein translation is MVKAVVGEETRLKSIEDRLSQSGLPVQVGLVIGKLSSPLDRGFVYDLIPTPPNDAGEPACSLVETVKDDKKKGPKSKSQAADSSSLHIDHDWIAEHARQVARMLVGGIKVVGIYIWVSDIAFKNSTIVLCQTVKAVTEATPLSEIDREERLLIHICYSPLRWTCRNCTWTSNITSSCLRPCDFKMGRVLTSLQTFKCTYNFNLRWPICHESASKVRTLSDVLRQGISHHAKELKDTKALIDGNLVLNDEPCTLDRVHEVELLLPFMKDTCAEACSQKDVLGVLAFNGSVCSFAYLNPREPISQAVSDIKGDIIMSLRSRLDIICDEAYEDVGPRDDVSQEADDGILTEKPVSQLILHLLRKECCLSFPRRVFVPWLAGTYICDHLQSSETLEVLKDHCVELMSMEAPSDTSTILEPENEAPSMVTKSFWDVSIPFDSASISSVEKSGSDTREEIRKKSTKSDNFNVMSAVLFLLLSILVGFVLYVVRGSRS
- the LOC132189250 gene encoding uncharacterized protein LOC132189250 isoform X1, translated to MVKAVVGEETRLKSIEDRLSQSGLPVQVGLVIGKLSSPLDRGFVYDLIPTPPNDAGEPACSLVETVKDDKKKGPKSKSQAADSSSLHIDHDWIAEHARQVARMLVGGIKVVGIYIWVSDIAFKNSTIVLCQLLQTVKAVTEATPLSEIDREERLLIHICYSPLRWTCRNCTWTSNITSSCLRPCDFKMGRVLTSLQTFKCTYNFNLRWPICHESASKVRTLSDVLRQGISHHAKELKDTKALIDGNLVLNDEPCTLDRVHEVELLLPFMKDTCAEACSQKDVLGVLAFNGSVCSFAYLNPREPISQAVSDIKGDIIMSLRSRLDIICDEAYEDVGPRDDVSQEADDGILTEKPVSQLILHLLRKECCLSFPRRVFVPWLAGTYICDHLQSSETLEVLKDHCVELMSMEAPSDTSTILEPENEAPSMVTKSFWDVSIPFDSASISSVEKSGSDTREEIRKKSTKSDNFNVMSAVLFLLLSILVGFVLYVVRGSRS
- the LOC132190713 gene encoding probable beta-D-xylosidase 6 — encoded protein: MNKLHCTNCSNPQTTEFKPRTNRQQVSNLPRSQRVSIQSEILRFSSCKMHQRWQWKWNAIAATLVLLTLLTIFYPISLFPITFTTSPPHPSTHKFSCAPPHHSYAFCNTSLPIKTRAQSLISSLTLQEKILLLSNNASAIPRLGLAAYEWWSESLHGIASNGPGVTFSDPVRAATAFPQVLLTAASFNRSSWFLVGRAIGVEGRAMYNEGQAGLTFWGPNINIFRDPRWGRGQETPGEDPMVASAYAVEYVKGLQGEELGDGDGGFMVSACCKHYTAYDLENWGNFGSFSFNAMVSKQDMEDTYQPPFQSCVEEGRATCLMCSYNRINGVPSCAHHDLLQKVRREWGFKGYITSDCDAVAVMFEDHKYAEAPEDAVADVIKAGMDINCGTYLLRYTQLALAQGKIQEEDINRALSNLFSVQLLLGLFNGDPVKGNFGSLGREDVCTLKHRELALDAARQGIVLLKNEKNFLPLNRMDITSLAIIGPSANDSSRLGGDYTGVPCNPRSLFEGLQPYIKTIYASGCGDTQCNSSDGFAEAVRISREADAVVVVAGLDLSQEDEGLDRVSLLLPGRQMELIAAVSSASEKPIVLILLGGGPIDVSFAKVNPQIGSIIWIGYPGEVGGQAVAEIIFGEFNPGGCLPITWYPESFTSVPMNDMSLRPDPSRGYPGRTYRFYTGEVVYEFGYGLSYSNYSYKFMSMPDKIVLSTATSKDGPSEKMTHQTSDGFDYIHVDDITSCNHLKFEAQISVFNLGAMDGSHVIMLFGRASNSFRGAPRKSLIEFTRVHTKSLTAIQVSIGVDPCKHFSIVNGDGVKILPLGNHLLMLEGLEHSISIEL